One window of the Benincasa hispida cultivar B227 chromosome 3, ASM972705v1, whole genome shotgun sequence genome contains the following:
- the LOC120072616 gene encoding serine acetyltransferase 2 isoform X2 → MACLSDHTWPTSLSNQLADCVSLREQQEHGADTPAFFSADSMKFGIDRVFPVYAMGFSKPSDAPAAAASDFGDPIWDAVREEAKLEAEKEPILSSFLYASILSHDCLEQALSFVLANRLQNPTLLATQLMDIFCDVMMHDKSIQRSIRLDLQALKERDPACLSYSSALLYPKGYHSLQVHRVAHTLWSRGRNVLALALQSRISEVFGVDIHPAAKIGDGILLDHATGVVIGETAVVGNRVSLMHGVTLGGTGKEVGDRHPKVGDGALIGASTTILGNIKIGKGAMVAAGSLVLKDVPPHSMVAGIPAKVIGYVAEQNPSLTMKHDATKEFFEHVACSSCCRDAKANVP, encoded by the exons ATGGCTTGCCTGAGCGATCACACCTGGCCAACCTCCCTCTCCAATCAACTCGCTGATTGCGTTTCCCTTCGGGAGCAACAAGAACATGGCGCTGACACACCCGCTTTTTTCTCTGCGGATTCTATGAAATTTGGGATCGACAGGGTCTTCCCCGTTTATGCCATGGGATTTTCCAAGCCCTCCGACGCACCCGCCGCCGCCGCTTCCGATTTCGGTGACCCAATTTGGGATGCCGTCAGAGAGGAGGCTAAGTTGGAG GCAGAGAAGGAGCCAATTTTAAGCAGCTTCTTGTATGCCAGCATCTTGTCACACGATTGTTTGGAGCAGGCATTGAGTTTTGTTCTTGCTAATCGGCTTCAAAATCCCACTCTCTTAGCTACTCAGTTGATGGATATATTTTGTGATGTTATGATGCATGATAAAAGCATTCAACGTTCCATTCGTCTAGATCTGCAG GCCTTGAAAGAACGGGATCCTGCTTGTTTGTCCTACAGTTCAGCGCTTCTATATCCTAAG GGTTACCATTCCCTTCAGGTACATAGAGTTGCACATACTTTGTGGAGCCGAGGACGCAATGTGTTGGCTTTAGCACTACAAAGTCGAATTAGCGAG gtTTTTGGTGTTGACATCCATCCTG cTGCAAAAATTGGAGATGGAATACTCTTGGATCATGCGACGGGTGTTGTTATTGGTGAAACTGCTGTTGTGGGTAACAGAGTTTCATTGATGCAT GGTGTCACTTTGGGGGGAACTGGGAAAGAAGTTGGTGATCGTCATCCAAAAGTGGGCGATGGTGCACTAATTGGAGCTTCTACTACCATACTCGGAAACATTAAAATCGGCAAAGGGGCAATGGTGGCTGCTGGTTCCCTTGTGTTGAAAGATGTCCCTCCCCAcag TATGGTTGCTGGAATCCCGGCCAAGGTGATTGGGTATGTTGCGGAGCAGAATCCCTCTTTGACAATGAAGCATG ATGCTACCAAAGAGTTTTTTGAACATGTTGCTTGTAGTAGTTGTTGCAGAGATGCTAAAGCCAACG TGCCCTGA
- the LOC120072616 gene encoding serine acetyltransferase 2 isoform X3: MACLSDHTWPTSLSNQLADCVSLREQQEHGADTPAFFSADSMKFGIDRVFPVYAMGFSKPSDAPAAAASDFGDPIWDAVREEAKLEAEKEPILSSFLYASILSHDCLEQALSFVLANRLQNPTLLATQLMDIFCDVMMHDKSIQRSIRLDLQALKERDPACLSYSSALLYPKGYHSLQVHRVAHTLWSRGRNVLALALQSRISEVFGVDIHPAAKIGDGILLDHATGVVIGETAVVGNRVSLMHGVTLGGTGKEVGDRHPKVGDGALIGASTTILGNIKIGKGAMVAAGSLVLKDVPPHSMVAGIPAKVIGYVAEQNPSLTMKHDATKEFFEHVACSSCCRDAKANG, encoded by the exons ATGGCTTGCCTGAGCGATCACACCTGGCCAACCTCCCTCTCCAATCAACTCGCTGATTGCGTTTCCCTTCGGGAGCAACAAGAACATGGCGCTGACACACCCGCTTTTTTCTCTGCGGATTCTATGAAATTTGGGATCGACAGGGTCTTCCCCGTTTATGCCATGGGATTTTCCAAGCCCTCCGACGCACCCGCCGCCGCCGCTTCCGATTTCGGTGACCCAATTTGGGATGCCGTCAGAGAGGAGGCTAAGTTGGAG GCAGAGAAGGAGCCAATTTTAAGCAGCTTCTTGTATGCCAGCATCTTGTCACACGATTGTTTGGAGCAGGCATTGAGTTTTGTTCTTGCTAATCGGCTTCAAAATCCCACTCTCTTAGCTACTCAGTTGATGGATATATTTTGTGATGTTATGATGCATGATAAAAGCATTCAACGTTCCATTCGTCTAGATCTGCAG GCCTTGAAAGAACGGGATCCTGCTTGTTTGTCCTACAGTTCAGCGCTTCTATATCCTAAG GGTTACCATTCCCTTCAGGTACATAGAGTTGCACATACTTTGTGGAGCCGAGGACGCAATGTGTTGGCTTTAGCACTACAAAGTCGAATTAGCGAG gtTTTTGGTGTTGACATCCATCCTG cTGCAAAAATTGGAGATGGAATACTCTTGGATCATGCGACGGGTGTTGTTATTGGTGAAACTGCTGTTGTGGGTAACAGAGTTTCATTGATGCAT GGTGTCACTTTGGGGGGAACTGGGAAAGAAGTTGGTGATCGTCATCCAAAAGTGGGCGATGGTGCACTAATTGGAGCTTCTACTACCATACTCGGAAACATTAAAATCGGCAAAGGGGCAATGGTGGCTGCTGGTTCCCTTGTGTTGAAAGATGTCCCTCCCCAcag TATGGTTGCTGGAATCCCGGCCAAGGTGATTGGGTATGTTGCGGAGCAGAATCCCTCTTTGACAATGAAGCATG ATGCTACCAAAGAGTTTTTTGAACATGTTGCTTGTAGTAGTTGTTGCAGAGATGCTAAAGCCAACGGTTAG
- the LOC120072616 gene encoding serine acetyltransferase 2 isoform X1, with protein sequence MACLSDHTWPTSLSNQLADCVSLREQQEHGADTPAFFSADSMKFGIDRVFPVYAMGFSKPSDAPAAAASDFGDPIWDAVREEAKLEAEKEPILSSFLYASILSHDCLEQALSFVLANRLQNPTLLATQLMDIFCDVMMHDKSIQRSIRLDLQALKERDPACLSYSSALLYPKGYHSLQVHRVAHTLWSRGRNVLALALQSRISEVFGVDIHPAAKIGDGILLDHATGVVIGETAVVGNRVSLMHGVTLGGTGKEVGDRHPKVGDGALIGASTTILGNIKIGKGAMVAAGSLVLKDVPPHSMVAGIPAKVIGYVAEQNPSLTMKHDATKEFFEHVACSSCCRDAKANGQCPESKDSRL encoded by the exons ATGGCTTGCCTGAGCGATCACACCTGGCCAACCTCCCTCTCCAATCAACTCGCTGATTGCGTTTCCCTTCGGGAGCAACAAGAACATGGCGCTGACACACCCGCTTTTTTCTCTGCGGATTCTATGAAATTTGGGATCGACAGGGTCTTCCCCGTTTATGCCATGGGATTTTCCAAGCCCTCCGACGCACCCGCCGCCGCCGCTTCCGATTTCGGTGACCCAATTTGGGATGCCGTCAGAGAGGAGGCTAAGTTGGAG GCAGAGAAGGAGCCAATTTTAAGCAGCTTCTTGTATGCCAGCATCTTGTCACACGATTGTTTGGAGCAGGCATTGAGTTTTGTTCTTGCTAATCGGCTTCAAAATCCCACTCTCTTAGCTACTCAGTTGATGGATATATTTTGTGATGTTATGATGCATGATAAAAGCATTCAACGTTCCATTCGTCTAGATCTGCAG GCCTTGAAAGAACGGGATCCTGCTTGTTTGTCCTACAGTTCAGCGCTTCTATATCCTAAG GGTTACCATTCCCTTCAGGTACATAGAGTTGCACATACTTTGTGGAGCCGAGGACGCAATGTGTTGGCTTTAGCACTACAAAGTCGAATTAGCGAG gtTTTTGGTGTTGACATCCATCCTG cTGCAAAAATTGGAGATGGAATACTCTTGGATCATGCGACGGGTGTTGTTATTGGTGAAACTGCTGTTGTGGGTAACAGAGTTTCATTGATGCAT GGTGTCACTTTGGGGGGAACTGGGAAAGAAGTTGGTGATCGTCATCCAAAAGTGGGCGATGGTGCACTAATTGGAGCTTCTACTACCATACTCGGAAACATTAAAATCGGCAAAGGGGCAATGGTGGCTGCTGGTTCCCTTGTGTTGAAAGATGTCCCTCCCCAcag TATGGTTGCTGGAATCCCGGCCAAGGTGATTGGGTATGTTGCGGAGCAGAATCCCTCTTTGACAATGAAGCATG ATGCTACCAAAGAGTTTTTTGAACATGTTGCTTGTAGTAGTTGTTGCAGAGATGCTAAAGCCAACG GTCAGTGCCCTGAATCCAAGGATAGTCGGCTCTGA